The Coffea arabica cultivar ET-39 chromosome 9e, Coffea Arabica ET-39 HiFi, whole genome shotgun sequence genome has a window encoding:
- the LOC113710518 gene encoding protein BREAST CANCER SUSCEPTIBILITY 1 homolog has product MAADTSHLEKMGRELKCPICLSLLNSAVSLSCNHVFCNCCIEKSMKSASDCPVCKVPFRRREIRPAPHMDNLVSIYKSMEVASGVNIFVTQTAPTTRLSGHESHSDGDKIGDIQENINTCIGTSAEENQKICKRKGSKRSTQAKCPLKPSFPKKKRVHVPQSPPSETPIRLEKLVNETAEISKNEPESSFLMKEKHVFKKKGEPLFTPFFWLRDEEDPENPTQQTDEDQIMDTPPDAPCFSDIKDSDDEVPNEMPPDGEKCIAYSDMDLFDSEMFEWTQRGCSPELQSSPVPMQAEECGEDIIEPATHITTTIVDSKVQNREVRISETDKEDLGLPCLSVEIPMDKIASKAAGMSRKRIKKSVENSQSKRAKMTTNKARRAHKESEQRPGKSMPEEQFGNNDNVFNLPRKTSKRNKKVSFDANVAEAAGNTSTSSGGTNPLFKGKNKVMIGLPDLLGHKRQKRGSKREKIGKMKDSLKLEKHSPNLRAKKPEELDERLTLKQCGGLISHSGQKVAPEEEGAFGMDRVLRRCGDNHGKKKNNLKMARCFKGNKSGNTLTDLYQNGDGEVAAEIIPSVGADQEKPTSRETQNPAGVHPQGASSPNKIQCAFCQSAEDSEASGVMVHYLKGKPISGDEIRGPNVIHSHKYCTEWAPNVFFQDDNAINLEAELARSRKIKCGLCGMRGAALGCFQKSCRKSFHVTCAKLTPNFRWDYDNFVALCPLHASCKMPCEATGSESNTKRKSAPKGDYHIQGPQVVKDDVKEHLQWKCDKKAKNLILCCSGLTNAEKDIVSQFQQLSGVIALKNWDLSVTHIVASTDENGVCKRTLKFMMGVLEGKWIVNIEWVKACIKLMELVDEELYEIKVDSHGIRDGPSRGRSRLLDKKPKLFSGYKFYFLGEFVPSYKGYLHDLVIAAGGTVLNRKPISEEQKIFSSECPPSTTFIVYSLEQPEKCGASKRNTILNRRRFDAEALASSTRAVAVSNSWILNSIAGCKLQNLPE; this is encoded by the exons GGCATGAGAGCCATTCTGATGGTGATAAAATTGGTGatattcaagaaaatattaatacTTGCATTGGGACTTCAGCAGAGGAGAAccagaaaatatgcaaaagaaAGGGGTCTAAAAGATCAACACAAGCTAAATGTCCTTTGAAGCCTTCctttccaaaaaagaaaagggttcATGTTCCACAAAGTCCACCTTCTGAAACCCCTATTAGGCTTGAAAAATTGGTAAATGAAACTGCTGAAATCAGCAAAAATGAACCTGAGAGCTCTTTCCTGATGAAGGAAAAGCATGTGTTCAAGAAAAAGGGAGAGCCTTTATTTACTCCATTCTTCTGGCTGAGAGATGAAGAGGATCCTGAGAATCCTACTCAGCAAACAGATGAAGATCAGATCATGGATACACCACCTGATGCTCCTTGCTTCAGTGATATTAAGGATTCTGATGATGAAGTCCCTAATGAAATGCCCCCAGAT GGGGAAAAATGTATTGCATACAGTGACATGGACTTGTTTGATAGTGAAATGTTTGAATGGACACAAAGAGGATGTTCTCCAGAACTTCAGTCAAGCCCTGTTCCAATGCAG GCAGAGGAATGTGGAGAAGACATAATAGAGCCTGCCACACATATTACAACTACAATTGTGGATTCTAAAGTTCAGAACAGAGAAGTCAGGATAAGTGAAACTGACAAGGAAGATTTGGGTTTACCATGTCTGTCAGTTGAAATTCCCATGGATAAAATTGCTAGCAAAGCAGCTGGGATGTCTAGAAAGAGAATTAAGAAGTCAGTAGAAAACAGCCAAAGTAAGCGAGCCAAGATGACTACAAATAAGGCACGTAGAGCTCATAAAGAATCAGAACAAAGGCCTGGAAAAAGCATGCCAGAGGAGCAGTTTGGCAATAATGATAATGTATTCAATTTACCAAGGAAAACATCTAAACGGAACAAAAAGGTTTCCTTTGATGCTAATGTTGCAGAGGCAGCAGGAAATACATCTACTTCATCTGGTGGGACAAATCCTTTGTTCAAGGGTAAAAACAAAGTAATGATTGGTCTTCCAGATTTATTAGGTCACAAGAGGCAGAAAAGGGGAAGTAAACGTGAGAAAATTGGCAAAATGAAGGATAGTCTTAAACTAGAGAAACATAGCCCTAATTTAAGAGCCAAAAAGCCAGAAGAGTTGGATGAGAGGTTGACTCTGAAGCAATGTGGGGGTTTGATTTCTCATTCAGGTCAAAAAGTAGCTCCTGAGGAGGAGGGAGCTTTTGGTATGGATAGGGTACTTAGAAGATGTGGGGACAAccatggaaaaaagaaaaataatttgaaaatggCAAGATGTTTCAAAGGAAATAAATCTGGAAATACTCTGACTGATCTGTATCAGAATGGTGATGGAGAGGTTGCTGCAGAAATTATTCCAAGCGTAGGAGCAGATCAGGAGAAACCTACCAGCAGAGAGACACAAAACCCAGCAGGTGTTCACCCGCAGGGTGCGTCCAGTCCTAACAAAATTCAGTGTGCATTCTGTCAATCTGCTGAAGACTCTGAG GCTTCAGGTGTCATGGTTCATTACCTCAAAGGCAAGCCCATTTCAGGTGACGAGATTAGAGGACCAAATGTCATACATTCTCACAAGTATTGCACAGAATG GGCTCCTAATGTATTTTTTCAAGATGATAATGCAATTAACCTTGAAGCTGAGTTGGCAAGAAGTCGAAAGATAAAGTGTGGTTTATGTGGAATGCGAGGGGCAGCTCTTGGGTGTTTCCAGAAGAGTTGCCGCAAGAGCTTTCATGTTACATGTGCAAAGTTGACCCCAAACTTTCGATGGGATTAT GATAACTTTGTAGCATTATGTCCCCTTCATGCCAGTTGTAAAATGCCATGTGAAGCAACTGGATCTGAATCCAACACAAAGAGGAAATCTGCTCCCAAAGG GGATTATCATATCCAAGGGCCACAAGTGGTTAAGGATGATGTTAAAGAACATCTGCAGTGGAAATGTGACAAAAAGGCCAAAAACTTGATTCTCTGCTGTTCAGGCCTCACTAATGCTGAGAAG GATATTGTTTCCCAATTTCAGCAGTTGTCTGGAGTTATAGCACTGAAGAATTGGGATCTAAGTGTGACCCACATTGTTGCATCTACTGATGAGAATGGGGTTTGCAAAAGAACCCTCAAATTTATGATGGGTGTCTTGGAGGGGAAATGGATTGTGAACATTGAAT GGGTTAAGGCCTGCATTAAGTTAATGGAACTTGTTGATGAGGAGCTTTATGAAATCAAGGTTGATAGCCATGGAATCAGGGATGGTCCTAGCCGTGGAAGATCAAGACTTCTGGACAAG AAGCCAAAGCTCTTCAGTGGGTACAAATTCTATTTTCTGGGCGAATTTGTTCCTTCATACAAAGGGTATCTTCATGATCTGGTTATTGCTGCTGGAGGAACTGTACTAAACAGAAAGCCTATTTCTGAAGAGCAGAAAATCTTTTCATCGGAGTGCCCTCCTTCAACTACTTTCATTGTTTATAGCCTTGAGCAACCGGAGAAATGTGGGGCAAGCAAGAGAAACACAATACTGAACCGTAGACGTTTTGATGCAGAGGCTTTAGCTAGTTCCACAAGAGCTGTTGCAGTAAGCAATTCATGGATTTTGAACTCAATTGCTGGCTGCAAATTGCAAAACCTTCCGGAATGA